Proteins encoded within one genomic window of Onychostoma macrolepis isolate SWU-2019 chromosome 11, ASM1243209v1, whole genome shotgun sequence:
- the cacna2d3 gene encoding voltage-dependent calcium channel subunit alpha-2/delta-3 isoform X4 produces the protein MQRNRRIPLMHLLLCVMSACWTALEVRGSQPEIPLSVVKLWASAFGGEIKSIASKYSGSQLLQKRLVEAAEEAHLQHEENPDLQYEYFNAVLINEVDEDGNSVELGGEFLLEPNDHFNNLSVNLSLSVVQVPTNMYNKDPDIVNGVYWSEALNKVFVDNFKRDPTLIWQYFGSAKGFFRQYPGVKWHPDEHGVIAFDCRNRKWYIQAATSPKDVVILVDVSGSMKGLRLTIARQTVASILDTLGDDDFFNIIAYNQEIHYVEPCLNGTLVQADSTNKDHFKEHLDKLFAKGIGLLGNALTEAFTILNEINQTGRGSSCSQAIMLITDGATAMYDDVFAKYNWPERKVRIFPYLIGRESAFADNLKWMACANKGYFSQISTLADVQENVMRYLHVMSRPKVIDHEHDTVWTEAYVDSALAQAHKLGENKDPNPITTVAMPVFSTKNETKNQGILLGVAGTDIPIQELMKTIPKHKLGIHGYAFAITNNGYILTHPDLRPLYQEGQKRKKPSYSSVDLSEVEWEDTEDVLRTAMVNRRTGTFSMEVKRTVDKGKRVLTMHNDYYYTDIKGTPFSVGVALSRGHGKYFFKGNVSLEAGLHDLEQPDVALADEWTYCNTDEHHDHRHLTQVQAIKLYMTTRKPHLKCDRELIQQVLFDAVVTAPLEAYWTGLALNKSENSDKGVEIAFLGTRTGLSRTNLFVVPEQLTNQDFLTAEDKEGVFNADHFPLWYKRAAEQVPGTFVYSIPFSSGGENKSVVLASTAIQLLDDRKSPIVAAVGIQMKLEFFQRKFWTASRQCNALDGKCTISCDNEDIKCYLIDNNGFILVSEDTSQTNFFFGQVEGAVMNKLLLMGSFKKINLYDYQALCKEYAGSSDSARTLLDPFTTVKWLLTELVIFLLEFNLYSWWNCDSTVKAQRAQRTMMVPCDTEYPAFVSERTIKETTGNIDCGGCIRTFVIQQIPSSNLFMVVVENKCDCSSAPPVTMEPIEIIYNESLKCDRLKFQKDRRRPQSCHPFHPEENAMECGSANALNFPMVAILFPVLSFLISR, from the exons TACGAGTATTTCAATGCAGTGCTTATAAATGAGGTGGATGAAGACGGGAACAGTGTGGAGCTGGGAGGAGAGTTTCTCCTGGAACCCAACGATCATTTTAATAACCTATCCGTCAACCTCAGCCTCAGCGTGGTGCAGGTGCCAACCAACATGTACAATAAAG ACCCTGACATAGTTAATGGAGTCTATTGGTCGGAAGCCTTGAATAAAGTTTTCGTGGATAACTTCAAAAGGGACCCAACTCTTATTTGGCAGTACTTTGGAAGCGCTAAAGGTTTTTTCCGACAATACCCAG GTGTGAAATGGCATCCTGATGAACATGGTGTAATTGCTTTTGACTGTAGGAACAGAAAATG GTATATCCAGGCGGCCACTTCTCCTAAAGATGTAGTGATTCTGGTGGATGTCAGTGGCAGTATGAAGGGTTTAAGACTGACTATAGCCAGACAGACGGTCGCTTCAATACTGGACACGCTCGGGGATGATGACTTCTTCAACATTATTGCA TACAACCAAGAGATCCATTATGTGGAGCCCTGTCTAAACGGCACTCTCGTTCAAGCTGACAGTACTAATAAGGAT CACTTTAAAGAGCATCTGGACAAGTTATTTGCCAAAGGAATCGGACTCCTGGGCAATGCACTGACTGAGGCTTTCACTATCTTAAATGAG ATTAATCAAACCGGCCGAGGAAGTTCATGTAGTCAGGCGATCATGCTGATAACAGATGGAGCTACTGCAATGTACGATGATGTTTTCGCCAAATATAACTGGCCTGAGCGCAAG GTTCGTATATTCCCCTACCTGATCGGCCGTGAATCTGCGTTCGCTGATAACCTAAAATGGATGGCGTGTGCCAATAAAG GTTACTTTAGTCAGATCTCCACGCTGGCTGATGTTCAGGAGAACGTGATGCGGTATTTGCACGTGATGAGCAGACCTAAAGTTATCGACCATGAACATGACACAGTGTGGACTGAAGCCTATGTGGACAGCGCA CTCGCACAGGCGCACAAG CTTGGAGAGAATAAAGACCCAAACCCGATCACCACAGTCGCCATGCCTGTGTTTAGCACCAAGAATGAAACG AAAAACCAAGGCATCCTGCTAGGCGTCGCAGGCACTGACATCCCCATTCAGGAGTTAATGAAAACCATCCCGAAACACAAG CTAGGAATTCATGGATATGCGTTTGCCATTACCAATAACGGATATATCCTGACACATCCCGACCTGAGGCCCCTG TACCAGGAGGGCCAGAAGAGGAAGAAACCCAGTTACAGCAGTGTGGACCTGTCCGAGGTGGAATGGGAGGACACAGAGGATGTT TTACGCACAGCAATGGTGAACAGAAGAACTGGCACTTTCTCCATGgaagtaaaaagaacagtggaCAAAGGG AAACGTGTCTTGACGATGCACAACGATTATTACTATACTGATATTAAAGGAACTCCATTTAG tGTAGGTGTGGCGCTCTCTCGAGGACATGGGAAATACTTCTTCAAGGGAAATGTTTCACTAGAAGCCG gtcTACATGATCTGGAGCAACCTGATGTTGCCCTTGCTGATGAATG gACATACTGTAACACAGATGAGCATCATGACCATCGTCACCTGACTCAAGTTCAGGCCATCAAACTCTACATGACCACCCGTAAACCACATCTCAAAT GTGACAGAGAGCTGATTCAGCAGGTTTTGTTTGATGCTGTAGTAACGGCTCCCTTAGAAGCGTACTGGACTGGACTGGCCCTTAATAAGTCTGA GAACTCTGATAAAGGTGTTGAGATCGCTTTTCTCGGCACTCGCACTGGCCTTTCCAGAACCAACCTGTTTGTGGTTCCCGAGCAGCTGACCAATCA AGATTTCCTCACTGCTGAAGACAAGGAGGGCGTCTTTAATGCAGATCACTTTCCTCTGTGGTATAAAAGAGCCGCAGAGCAGGTGCCCGGCACTTTTGTGTACTCCATTCCCTTCAGTTCAG ggGGAGAAAATAAAAGTGTGGTTTTGGCGAGCACTGCTATCCAACTACTTGATGACAGGAAGTCTCCTATAGTGGCAG CTGTGGGAATTCAAATGAAGCTGGAATTCTTTCAGAGAAAATTTTGGACGGCCAGTCGACAG TGCAATGCTCTGGATGGGAAATGTACCATCAGCTGTGATAATGAG GACATTAAATGTTATCTCATAGACAACAATGGCTTCATCCTGGTCTCTGAAGACACTTCTCAG ACAAACTTCTTCTTTGGACAAGTGGAGGGAGCCGTCATGAACAAACTGCTTCTGATGGGCTCATTTAAAAA GATTAATTTGTATGACTATCAGGCTCTCTGTAAAGAGTACGCAGGCAGCAGTGACAGCGCACGCACTCTGCTGGAT CCCTTCACCACTGTGAAATGGCTCTTGACAGAACTTGTCAT ATTTCTGCTGGAGTTTAACCTGTACAGCTGGTGGAACTGTGACTCAACAGTCAAAG CCCAGAGAGCTCAGAGGACAATGATGGTGCCGTGTGATACTGAATACCCAGCTTTCGTCTCTGAGcgcaccatcaaagagaccacaGGGAACATTGACTGTGGTGGCTGTATACG GACCTTTGTGATTCAGCAGATTCCCAGCAGTAACCTGTTCATGGTGGTTGTTGAGAATAAATGTGACTGTAGCTCCGCCCCTCCAGTTACCATGGAGCCCATTGAGATCATTT ATAATGAGTCTCTGAAGTGCGACAGACTGAAGTTTCAAAAGGATCGCAGACGGCCACAGTCCTGTCATCCGTTTCATCCGGAG GAGAACGCTATGGAATGTGGATCAGCAAATGCTTTGAATTTTCCAATGGTAGCCATTTTATTCCCAGTGTTGTCGTTCCTGATCAGCaggtga
- the cacna2d3 gene encoding voltage-dependent calcium channel subunit alpha-2/delta-3 isoform X5: MTTKHTLSFTHTHNIVFAARQHAHDIQPVCKQQRLVEAAEEAHLQHEENPDLQYEYFNAVLINEVDEDGNSVELGGEFLLEPNDHFNNLSVNLSLSVVQVPTNMYNKDPDIVNGVYWSEALNKVFVDNFKRDPTLIWQYFGSAKGFFRQYPGVKWHPDEHGVIAFDCRNRKWYIQAATSPKDVVILVDVSGSMKGLRLTIARQTVASILDTLGDDDFFNIIAYNQEIHYVEPCLNGTLVQADSTNKDHFKEHLDKLFAKGIGLLGNALTEAFTILNEINQTGRGSSCSQAIMLITDGATAMYDDVFAKYNWPERKVRIFPYLIGRESAFADNLKWMACANKGYFSQISTLADVQENVMRYLHVMSRPKVIDHEHDTVWTEAYVDSALAQAHKLGENKDPNPITTVAMPVFSTKNETKNQGILLGVAGTDIPIQELMKTIPKHKLGIHGYAFAITNNGYILTHPDLRPLYQEGQKRKKPSYSSVDLSEVEWEDTEDVLRTAMVNRRTGTFSMEVKRTVDKGKRVLTMHNDYYYTDIKGTPFSVGVALSRGHGKYFFKGNVSLEAGLHDLEQPDVALADEWTYCNTDEHHDHRHLTQVQAIKLYMTTRKPHLKCDRELIQQVLFDAVVTAPLEAYWTGLALNKSENSDKGVEIAFLGTRTGLSRTNLFVVPEQLTNQDFLTAEDKEGVFNADHFPLWYKRAAEQVPGTFVYSIPFSSGGENKSVVLASTAIQLLDDRKSPIVAAVGIQMKLEFFQRKFWTASRQCNALDGKCTISCDNEDIKCYLIDNNGFILVSEDTSQTNFFFGQVEGAVMNKLLLMGSFKKINLYDYQALCKEYAGSSDSARTLLDPFTTVKWLLTELVIFLLEFNLYSWWNCDSTVKAQRAQRTMMVPCDTEYPAFVSERTIKETTGNIDCGGCIRTFVIQQIPSSNLFMVVVENKCDCSSAPPVTMEPIEIIYNESLKCDRLKFQKDRRRPQSCHPFHPEENAMECGSANALNFPMVAILFPVLSFLISR; the protein is encoded by the exons TACGAGTATTTCAATGCAGTGCTTATAAATGAGGTGGATGAAGACGGGAACAGTGTGGAGCTGGGAGGAGAGTTTCTCCTGGAACCCAACGATCATTTTAATAACCTATCCGTCAACCTCAGCCTCAGCGTGGTGCAGGTGCCAACCAACATGTACAATAAAG ACCCTGACATAGTTAATGGAGTCTATTGGTCGGAAGCCTTGAATAAAGTTTTCGTGGATAACTTCAAAAGGGACCCAACTCTTATTTGGCAGTACTTTGGAAGCGCTAAAGGTTTTTTCCGACAATACCCAG GTGTGAAATGGCATCCTGATGAACATGGTGTAATTGCTTTTGACTGTAGGAACAGAAAATG GTATATCCAGGCGGCCACTTCTCCTAAAGATGTAGTGATTCTGGTGGATGTCAGTGGCAGTATGAAGGGTTTAAGACTGACTATAGCCAGACAGACGGTCGCTTCAATACTGGACACGCTCGGGGATGATGACTTCTTCAACATTATTGCA TACAACCAAGAGATCCATTATGTGGAGCCCTGTCTAAACGGCACTCTCGTTCAAGCTGACAGTACTAATAAGGAT CACTTTAAAGAGCATCTGGACAAGTTATTTGCCAAAGGAATCGGACTCCTGGGCAATGCACTGACTGAGGCTTTCACTATCTTAAATGAG ATTAATCAAACCGGCCGAGGAAGTTCATGTAGTCAGGCGATCATGCTGATAACAGATGGAGCTACTGCAATGTACGATGATGTTTTCGCCAAATATAACTGGCCTGAGCGCAAG GTTCGTATATTCCCCTACCTGATCGGCCGTGAATCTGCGTTCGCTGATAACCTAAAATGGATGGCGTGTGCCAATAAAG GTTACTTTAGTCAGATCTCCACGCTGGCTGATGTTCAGGAGAACGTGATGCGGTATTTGCACGTGATGAGCAGACCTAAAGTTATCGACCATGAACATGACACAGTGTGGACTGAAGCCTATGTGGACAGCGCA CTCGCACAGGCGCACAAG CTTGGAGAGAATAAAGACCCAAACCCGATCACCACAGTCGCCATGCCTGTGTTTAGCACCAAGAATGAAACG AAAAACCAAGGCATCCTGCTAGGCGTCGCAGGCACTGACATCCCCATTCAGGAGTTAATGAAAACCATCCCGAAACACAAG CTAGGAATTCATGGATATGCGTTTGCCATTACCAATAACGGATATATCCTGACACATCCCGACCTGAGGCCCCTG TACCAGGAGGGCCAGAAGAGGAAGAAACCCAGTTACAGCAGTGTGGACCTGTCCGAGGTGGAATGGGAGGACACAGAGGATGTT TTACGCACAGCAATGGTGAACAGAAGAACTGGCACTTTCTCCATGgaagtaaaaagaacagtggaCAAAGGG AAACGTGTCTTGACGATGCACAACGATTATTACTATACTGATATTAAAGGAACTCCATTTAG tGTAGGTGTGGCGCTCTCTCGAGGACATGGGAAATACTTCTTCAAGGGAAATGTTTCACTAGAAGCCG gtcTACATGATCTGGAGCAACCTGATGTTGCCCTTGCTGATGAATG gACATACTGTAACACAGATGAGCATCATGACCATCGTCACCTGACTCAAGTTCAGGCCATCAAACTCTACATGACCACCCGTAAACCACATCTCAAAT GTGACAGAGAGCTGATTCAGCAGGTTTTGTTTGATGCTGTAGTAACGGCTCCCTTAGAAGCGTACTGGACTGGACTGGCCCTTAATAAGTCTGA GAACTCTGATAAAGGTGTTGAGATCGCTTTTCTCGGCACTCGCACTGGCCTTTCCAGAACCAACCTGTTTGTGGTTCCCGAGCAGCTGACCAATCA AGATTTCCTCACTGCTGAAGACAAGGAGGGCGTCTTTAATGCAGATCACTTTCCTCTGTGGTATAAAAGAGCCGCAGAGCAGGTGCCCGGCACTTTTGTGTACTCCATTCCCTTCAGTTCAG ggGGAGAAAATAAAAGTGTGGTTTTGGCGAGCACTGCTATCCAACTACTTGATGACAGGAAGTCTCCTATAGTGGCAG CTGTGGGAATTCAAATGAAGCTGGAATTCTTTCAGAGAAAATTTTGGACGGCCAGTCGACAG TGCAATGCTCTGGATGGGAAATGTACCATCAGCTGTGATAATGAG GACATTAAATGTTATCTCATAGACAACAATGGCTTCATCCTGGTCTCTGAAGACACTTCTCAG ACAAACTTCTTCTTTGGACAAGTGGAGGGAGCCGTCATGAACAAACTGCTTCTGATGGGCTCATTTAAAAA GATTAATTTGTATGACTATCAGGCTCTCTGTAAAGAGTACGCAGGCAGCAGTGACAGCGCACGCACTCTGCTGGAT CCCTTCACCACTGTGAAATGGCTCTTGACAGAACTTGTCAT ATTTCTGCTGGAGTTTAACCTGTACAGCTGGTGGAACTGTGACTCAACAGTCAAAG CCCAGAGAGCTCAGAGGACAATGATGGTGCCGTGTGATACTGAATACCCAGCTTTCGTCTCTGAGcgcaccatcaaagagaccacaGGGAACATTGACTGTGGTGGCTGTATACG GACCTTTGTGATTCAGCAGATTCCCAGCAGTAACCTGTTCATGGTGGTTGTTGAGAATAAATGTGACTGTAGCTCCGCCCCTCCAGTTACCATGGAGCCCATTGAGATCATTT ATAATGAGTCTCTGAAGTGCGACAGACTGAAGTTTCAAAAGGATCGCAGACGGCCACAGTCCTGTCATCCGTTTCATCCGGAG GAGAACGCTATGGAATGTGGATCAGCAAATGCTTTGAATTTTCCAATGGTAGCCATTTTATTCCCAGTGTTGTCGTTCCTGATCAGCaggtga
- the cacna2d3 gene encoding voltage-dependent calcium channel subunit alpha-2/delta-3 isoform X6: MYNKDPDIVNGVYWSEALNKVFVDNFKRDPTLIWQYFGSAKGFFRQYPGVKWHPDEHGVIAFDCRNRKWYIQAATSPKDVVILVDVSGSMKGLRLTIARQTVASILDTLGDDDFFNIIAYNQEIHYVEPCLNGTLVQADSTNKDHFKEHLDKLFAKGIGLLGNALTEAFTILNEINQTGRGSSCSQAIMLITDGATAMYDDVFAKYNWPERKVRIFPYLIGRESAFADNLKWMACANKGYFSQISTLADVQENVMRYLHVMSRPKVIDHEHDTVWTEAYVDSALAQAHKLGENKDPNPITTVAMPVFSTKNETKNQGILLGVAGTDIPIQELMKTIPKHKLGIHGYAFAITNNGYILTHPDLRPLYQEGQKRKKPSYSSVDLSEVEWEDTEDVLRTAMVNRRTGTFSMEVKRTVDKGKRVLTMHNDYYYTDIKGTPFSVGVALSRGHGKYFFKGNVSLEAGLHDLEQPDVALADEWTYCNTDEHHDHRHLTQVQAIKLYMTTRKPHLKCDRELIQQVLFDAVVTAPLEAYWTGLALNKSENSDKGVEIAFLGTRTGLSRTNLFVVPEQLTNQDFLTAEDKEGVFNADHFPLWYKRAAEQVPGTFVYSIPFSSGGENKSVVLASTAIQLLDDRKSPIVAAVGIQMKLEFFQRKFWTASRQCNALDGKCTISCDNEDIKCYLIDNNGFILVSEDTSQTNFFFGQVEGAVMNKLLLMGSFKKINLYDYQALCKEYAGSSDSARTLLDPFTTVKWLLTELVIFLLEFNLYSWWNCDSTVKAQRAQRTMMVPCDTEYPAFVSERTIKETTGNIDCGGCIRTFVIQQIPSSNLFMVVVENKCDCSSAPPVTMEPIEIIYNESLKCDRLKFQKDRRRPQSCHPFHPEENAMECGSANALNFPMVAILFPVLSFLISR; encoded by the exons ATGTACAATAAAG ACCCTGACATAGTTAATGGAGTCTATTGGTCGGAAGCCTTGAATAAAGTTTTCGTGGATAACTTCAAAAGGGACCCAACTCTTATTTGGCAGTACTTTGGAAGCGCTAAAGGTTTTTTCCGACAATACCCAG GTGTGAAATGGCATCCTGATGAACATGGTGTAATTGCTTTTGACTGTAGGAACAGAAAATG GTATATCCAGGCGGCCACTTCTCCTAAAGATGTAGTGATTCTGGTGGATGTCAGTGGCAGTATGAAGGGTTTAAGACTGACTATAGCCAGACAGACGGTCGCTTCAATACTGGACACGCTCGGGGATGATGACTTCTTCAACATTATTGCA TACAACCAAGAGATCCATTATGTGGAGCCCTGTCTAAACGGCACTCTCGTTCAAGCTGACAGTACTAATAAGGAT CACTTTAAAGAGCATCTGGACAAGTTATTTGCCAAAGGAATCGGACTCCTGGGCAATGCACTGACTGAGGCTTTCACTATCTTAAATGAG ATTAATCAAACCGGCCGAGGAAGTTCATGTAGTCAGGCGATCATGCTGATAACAGATGGAGCTACTGCAATGTACGATGATGTTTTCGCCAAATATAACTGGCCTGAGCGCAAG GTTCGTATATTCCCCTACCTGATCGGCCGTGAATCTGCGTTCGCTGATAACCTAAAATGGATGGCGTGTGCCAATAAAG GTTACTTTAGTCAGATCTCCACGCTGGCTGATGTTCAGGAGAACGTGATGCGGTATTTGCACGTGATGAGCAGACCTAAAGTTATCGACCATGAACATGACACAGTGTGGACTGAAGCCTATGTGGACAGCGCA CTCGCACAGGCGCACAAG CTTGGAGAGAATAAAGACCCAAACCCGATCACCACAGTCGCCATGCCTGTGTTTAGCACCAAGAATGAAACG AAAAACCAAGGCATCCTGCTAGGCGTCGCAGGCACTGACATCCCCATTCAGGAGTTAATGAAAACCATCCCGAAACACAAG CTAGGAATTCATGGATATGCGTTTGCCATTACCAATAACGGATATATCCTGACACATCCCGACCTGAGGCCCCTG TACCAGGAGGGCCAGAAGAGGAAGAAACCCAGTTACAGCAGTGTGGACCTGTCCGAGGTGGAATGGGAGGACACAGAGGATGTT TTACGCACAGCAATGGTGAACAGAAGAACTGGCACTTTCTCCATGgaagtaaaaagaacagtggaCAAAGGG AAACGTGTCTTGACGATGCACAACGATTATTACTATACTGATATTAAAGGAACTCCATTTAG tGTAGGTGTGGCGCTCTCTCGAGGACATGGGAAATACTTCTTCAAGGGAAATGTTTCACTAGAAGCCG gtcTACATGATCTGGAGCAACCTGATGTTGCCCTTGCTGATGAATG gACATACTGTAACACAGATGAGCATCATGACCATCGTCACCTGACTCAAGTTCAGGCCATCAAACTCTACATGACCACCCGTAAACCACATCTCAAAT GTGACAGAGAGCTGATTCAGCAGGTTTTGTTTGATGCTGTAGTAACGGCTCCCTTAGAAGCGTACTGGACTGGACTGGCCCTTAATAAGTCTGA GAACTCTGATAAAGGTGTTGAGATCGCTTTTCTCGGCACTCGCACTGGCCTTTCCAGAACCAACCTGTTTGTGGTTCCCGAGCAGCTGACCAATCA AGATTTCCTCACTGCTGAAGACAAGGAGGGCGTCTTTAATGCAGATCACTTTCCTCTGTGGTATAAAAGAGCCGCAGAGCAGGTGCCCGGCACTTTTGTGTACTCCATTCCCTTCAGTTCAG ggGGAGAAAATAAAAGTGTGGTTTTGGCGAGCACTGCTATCCAACTACTTGATGACAGGAAGTCTCCTATAGTGGCAG CTGTGGGAATTCAAATGAAGCTGGAATTCTTTCAGAGAAAATTTTGGACGGCCAGTCGACAG TGCAATGCTCTGGATGGGAAATGTACCATCAGCTGTGATAATGAG GACATTAAATGTTATCTCATAGACAACAATGGCTTCATCCTGGTCTCTGAAGACACTTCTCAG ACAAACTTCTTCTTTGGACAAGTGGAGGGAGCCGTCATGAACAAACTGCTTCTGATGGGCTCATTTAAAAA GATTAATTTGTATGACTATCAGGCTCTCTGTAAAGAGTACGCAGGCAGCAGTGACAGCGCACGCACTCTGCTGGAT CCCTTCACCACTGTGAAATGGCTCTTGACAGAACTTGTCAT ATTTCTGCTGGAGTTTAACCTGTACAGCTGGTGGAACTGTGACTCAACAGTCAAAG CCCAGAGAGCTCAGAGGACAATGATGGTGCCGTGTGATACTGAATACCCAGCTTTCGTCTCTGAGcgcaccatcaaagagaccacaGGGAACATTGACTGTGGTGGCTGTATACG GACCTTTGTGATTCAGCAGATTCCCAGCAGTAACCTGTTCATGGTGGTTGTTGAGAATAAATGTGACTGTAGCTCCGCCCCTCCAGTTACCATGGAGCCCATTGAGATCATTT ATAATGAGTCTCTGAAGTGCGACAGACTGAAGTTTCAAAAGGATCGCAGACGGCCACAGTCCTGTCATCCGTTTCATCCGGAG GAGAACGCTATGGAATGTGGATCAGCAAATGCTTTGAATTTTCCAATGGTAGCCATTTTATTCCCAGTGTTGTCGTTCCTGATCAGCaggtga